One part of the Desulfonema ishimotonii genome encodes these proteins:
- a CDS encoding carbohydrate ABC transporter permease, which produces MKTRGQMPRFRQIQTEGIAEWCMALPALLGLLLFIALPFLFAVVLSFTSLKMGSPLPTRFVGAEQYHRVLTAPSFQRALLNNALFALAVVPLQTASALGLALLLNIRLRGIAVFRTLFFMPVVFPMSLVAVIWTLIYAPGPGGMMNSLMALVSGGNLGPWDYLHTKVLALPAIIVMSVWQGVGFQMVVLLGGLQSIPAVLYEAAVIDRAGKWGCFCHVTLPRLRNHLIFTALVTTILAFRLFDQVRIMTRGGPDNATTTVMFEAVRAVFERQQVGAASAMTVIFFLIVLGITRLQRMLVREEREIS; this is translated from the coding sequence ATGAAGACAAGAGGACAGATGCCGCGTTTCAGACAGATACAGACGGAAGGGATCGCCGAGTGGTGCATGGCCCTTCCCGCCCTCCTGGGACTCCTGCTTTTCATCGCCCTGCCTTTCCTGTTCGCCGTCGTCCTCTCCTTTACCAGCCTGAAGATGGGGTCTCCGCTGCCGACCCGGTTTGTGGGGGCGGAACAGTATCACCGCGTGCTGACCGCCCCCTCCTTTCAGAGGGCATTGCTCAACAACGCGCTTTTTGCCCTGGCCGTGGTTCCCCTCCAGACCGCATCGGCCCTGGGGCTGGCCCTCCTGCTCAACATCAGGCTCAGGGGCATTGCCGTTTTCCGCACCCTCTTCTTTATGCCGGTGGTCTTTCCCATGTCCCTGGTGGCGGTGATCTGGACCCTCATCTACGCGCCGGGCCCCGGCGGCATGATGAACAGCCTGATGGCGCTGGTGTCCGGGGGAAACCTCGGCCCCTGGGACTATCTCCACACCAAAGTCCTGGCCCTGCCCGCCATCATCGTGATGTCTGTCTGGCAGGGGGTGGGATTCCAGATGGTTGTTCTTCTGGGCGGCCTCCAGTCGATTCCGGCGGTCCTCTATGAGGCGGCGGTCATTGACCGCGCCGGGAAATGGGGGTGTTTCTGTCATGTAACCCTGCCCCGGTTGCGAAACCACCTGATCTTTACCGCCCTGGTGACAACCATCCTCGCCTTTCGCCTTTTCGATCAGGTGCGGATCATGACGCGGGGCGGGCCGGACAACGCAACCACCACGGTGATGTTTGAGGCGGTACGGGCGGTGTTCGAGCGCCAGCAGGTGGGGGCAGCCTCCGCCATGACGGTTATTTTCTTCCTCATCGTTTTGGGAATCACCCGGCTTCAGCGGATGCTGGTCCGGGAGGAGCGGGAAATATCATGA
- a CDS encoding carbohydrate ABC transporter permease has protein sequence MKITGKQAAVRGAQYLALILGALLYTAPILCMVAGSLKPDERVLAEAGSWRAFVPGTISFDNYADVFNRVAFGRFMLNSLIITGTVVASGLIVNSLAGYAFARLKWRGRGLLFGFVLSLMILPFEAIAVPLFYQITLLGWRDTYIAQILPFVANAFSVYLFHTAFIGLPPELEESAYVDGAGVFRTFAEIVVPNARPVFASVAILTFLMHWGIFLWPLMVTSGERVRPLAVAIAAFHTLPPLKWGDIMAFGVMMVSPVLILFIIFQKAFVRGIASTGTRG, from the coding sequence ATGAAGATCACGGGAAAACAGGCCGCAGTCAGGGGGGCGCAATACCTGGCCCTGATTCTGGGCGCGCTGCTGTATACCGCCCCCATCCTCTGCATGGTCGCGGGCAGCCTGAAACCGGATGAGCGGGTGCTGGCCGAGGCCGGATCATGGCGGGCTTTCGTTCCCGGCACAATCTCCTTTGACAACTACGCGGATGTCTTCAACCGGGTGGCCTTTGGCCGGTTTATGCTCAACTCGCTGATCATCACCGGCACGGTGGTGGCGTCCGGCCTGATCGTAAATTCCCTGGCAGGCTATGCCTTTGCCCGGCTGAAGTGGCGGGGACGGGGGCTGCTCTTCGGGTTTGTCCTCTCCCTGATGATCCTGCCCTTTGAGGCCATCGCGGTTCCCCTCTTCTACCAGATCACGCTGCTGGGGTGGCGGGACACCTATATCGCCCAGATCCTGCCTTTTGTTGCCAACGCCTTCTCCGTCTACCTCTTCCATACCGCCTTTATCGGCCTTCCCCCGGAACTTGAGGAGTCGGCCTATGTGGACGGGGCCGGTGTGTTCAGGACCTTTGCGGAGATTGTGGTGCCCAACGCCCGACCGGTCTTTGCCAGCGTGGCCATCCTCACCTTTCTGATGCACTGGGGCATATTCCTCTGGCCGCTCATGGTGACGAGCGGCGAACGGGTCCGGCCACTGGCGGTGGCCATCGCGGCCTTCCACACCCTGCCGCCCCTGAAATGGGGAGATATCATGGCCTTCGGCGTCATGATGGTCAGCCCGGTTCTGATTCTGTTCATTATCTTTCAGAAAGCGTTTGTCCGGGGAATCGCTTCTACCGGGACCAGGGGATAG
- a CDS encoding ABC transporter substrate-binding protein, which yields MAMKKRDYSGRHRIRAGLCLLFPVLLAACPSESPPARQSGTDVVRLSVWAHAGQEPERKVTEDLIRRFNIRQNGIQARLTLLPEGSYNAQVQAAALARDLPDVLEFDGPFVYSYVWQGHLAALGEFLSEDTKQNLIPSVLAQATYRGKLYAIGMFDSGLGLYGRRSLLEQAGVRIPASPADAWTADEFEGVLKALARHDPDGAVLDLKLNYRGEWFTYAFSPALRSGGGDLIDRRTFGTARGILNGPEAVAVMGRFQDWIVRKKYVDPNVDDHAFTGGRVALSWVGHWEYDRYAAAFGDDLVLLPLPDFGKGSKTGQGSWNWGVTARCKHPEAAVRFIEFLLEDVPVLAMAGANSAIPATRSAIARSEKYQPDGPLRLFVTQLTGGYAVPRPRTPAYPAITSVFQQAFNDIRNGADVRTVLDRAAADIDRDIRDNDGYPPPRGRTG from the coding sequence ATGGCGATGAAAAAGAGAGATTATTCCGGGCGACACCGCATCCGGGCCGGTCTGTGCCTCCTTTTTCCGGTGCTGCTGGCGGCGTGCCCCTCGGAATCCCCCCCGGCCCGGCAAAGCGGCACGGACGTGGTCCGGCTCAGCGTCTGGGCACACGCCGGGCAAGAACCGGAGCGGAAAGTCACTGAGGATCTGATCCGGCGGTTCAACATCCGGCAGAACGGCATTCAGGCCCGGCTGACGCTGTTGCCGGAGGGGTCTTACAATGCCCAGGTGCAGGCGGCGGCTCTGGCCCGTGACCTGCCGGATGTGCTCGAATTTGACGGCCCCTTTGTGTACAGCTATGTCTGGCAGGGCCATCTGGCCGCTCTGGGGGAATTCTTATCGGAAGATACGAAACAGAACCTGATCCCCTCGGTTCTGGCCCAGGCGACATATCGGGGAAAACTGTATGCCATCGGCATGTTTGACTCCGGGCTCGGCCTGTACGGCCGGCGCAGCCTGCTGGAACAGGCCGGGGTCCGCATCCCCGCATCTCCGGCGGATGCGTGGACAGCCGATGAGTTTGAGGGGGTGCTGAAAGCCCTTGCCCGGCATGATCCCGACGGCGCGGTGCTGGACCTGAAGCTGAATTACAGGGGCGAGTGGTTCACCTACGCCTTTTCCCCCGCGCTCCGGTCCGGGGGCGGCGATCTGATTGACCGGCGCACCTTCGGAACCGCCCGGGGGATACTGAACGGGCCCGAAGCCGTGGCCGTCATGGGGCGTTTTCAGGACTGGATCGTGCGCAAAAAATATGTGGACCCGAATGTGGACGACCATGCCTTTACCGGCGGACGGGTGGCCCTCTCGTGGGTCGGCCACTGGGAATACGACCGGTACGCGGCCGCCTTCGGGGATGATCTGGTACTCCTCCCCCTGCCGGATTTCGGGAAAGGGTCTAAAACCGGCCAGGGCTCCTGGAACTGGGGCGTGACCGCCCGGTGCAAACATCCAGAAGCGGCGGTCCGGTTCATCGAATTTCTTCTGGAAGACGTGCCGGTGCTGGCCATGGCCGGGGCCAATTCCGCGATTCCGGCAACCCGGAGCGCCATTGCCCGGTCGGAGAAATATCAGCCGGACGGCCCCCTGCGCCTGTTCGTCACGCAGCTTACCGGCGGATATGCCGTACCGCGCCCCCGAACCCCGGCCTATCCGGCCATCACCTCGGTCTTTCAGCAGGCGTTCAACGATATCCGGAACGGGGCGGATGTCAGAACCGTACTGGACCGGGCCGCCGCCGATATCGACCGGGATATCCGGGACAATGACGGATATCCCCCGCCCCGGGGCCGTACCGGATGA
- a CDS encoding HAD-IIB family hydrolase has protein sequence MKDSMYFQMFSIHGLLRYDNMELGRDADTGGQIKYVVEMAETLSKHEKVGRVDLFTRLISDKRVSEDYSQAVDEISDKFRIVRIQCGGKRYIRKELLWPHLDEYIDKTIKFIRREGVYPDIIHGHYPDAGYVGIRLSEYFATPFIYTGHSMGRAKKRRLLGENMKAEEINKKFHIEQRIATEEEIIRNADLIITSTRQEIDEQYGMYRNRDLAKYCVIPPGLSLDNFYPYYRDMLPANYKEDESILAYGSVKEELRRFFKNPEKPLILALCRADKRKNISGMIDAYGNDRELQAIANLAIFAGLRKNIRDMEENEKEVLTEMLLSMDKYDLYGKMAIPKKHDFTYEVPELYRIVAEKKGVFVNAALTEPFGLTLIEASACGVPLIATSDGGPRDIIQNCQNGILVDPTDTPAISEAVKTILVDSEKWKTFSSNGIRGVREHYSWDTHIGTYLNEMKSFANVGGEAIYKKSGSNPVGDRLIRLDAFLITDIDNTLLGDEAALKRLMQIIRENKEHIGFGVATGRTVGSTIRIFEKYGLIVPDVIISSVGSEMYYRWESFPDKGWQAHISKRWNRDRIMNLLDEFDFLEYQEAETQRPCKISYYMAPEKDRLPMLYEKLIANKCHCTIIYSHDQFLDILPYRASKGKAVRYLSYKWEIPAENIMVCGDSGNDKEMLKGNTMGVVVGNYTPELEKLRGRRKIYFSSEKNAGGIIDGLVHYGLIDASAGLSN, from the coding sequence ATGAAAGACAGTATGTATTTCCAGATGTTCAGTATTCACGGATTGTTACGATATGACAACATGGAACTGGGGCGCGATGCGGATACGGGAGGACAGATCAAGTATGTGGTGGAAATGGCCGAAACCCTCAGCAAACATGAAAAGGTGGGCCGGGTGGATCTGTTTACGCGGCTGATTTCAGATAAACGGGTCTCTGAAGACTACAGTCAGGCCGTTGATGAAATATCGGATAAATTCAGAATTGTACGGATTCAGTGCGGTGGAAAGCGTTACATACGCAAGGAGCTGCTCTGGCCGCATCTGGACGAATATATTGATAAGACCATCAAGTTTATCCGGCGGGAGGGAGTATACCCCGATATCATCCACGGCCATTATCCCGACGCCGGATATGTGGGCATCCGCCTGTCGGAATATTTCGCCACCCCCTTCATATACACCGGCCACTCAATGGGGCGGGCCAAAAAACGGCGGCTGCTGGGCGAAAACATGAAAGCCGAAGAGATTAACAAAAAGTTTCACATTGAGCAGCGGATTGCCACTGAAGAGGAGATCATCAGAAACGCCGACCTGATCATCACCAGCACCCGCCAGGAGATCGACGAACAATACGGCATGTACCGCAACAGAGATCTGGCCAAATATTGCGTGATTCCGCCGGGCCTCAGTCTGGACAATTTTTATCCCTATTACCGGGACATGCTGCCTGCAAACTATAAGGAAGATGAGAGTATTCTGGCTTACGGTTCTGTAAAAGAAGAACTGAGGCGTTTCTTCAAAAATCCCGAAAAGCCCCTGATTCTGGCCCTCTGCCGGGCGGATAAGCGAAAAAACATATCCGGGATGATTGACGCCTATGGCAATGACAGGGAACTTCAGGCCATCGCCAATCTGGCGATTTTTGCGGGCCTCCGAAAAAACATCCGGGATATGGAGGAGAATGAAAAAGAGGTTCTGACCGAAATGCTGCTGTCGATGGACAAATATGATCTTTATGGTAAGATGGCAATCCCCAAAAAGCACGACTTCACCTATGAAGTGCCGGAACTCTACCGGATTGTTGCCGAAAAAAAAGGGGTGTTTGTCAACGCCGCCCTGACCGAGCCCTTCGGCCTGACCCTGATCGAGGCATCGGCCTGCGGGGTTCCCCTGATTGCCACCAGTGACGGCGGTCCCCGCGACATCATTCAGAACTGTCAGAACGGCATCCTGGTGGACCCGACCGACACTCCGGCCATCAGCGAGGCCGTGAAAACGATTCTGGTGGACAGTGAAAAATGGAAGACCTTTTCGTCCAATGGCATCAGAGGTGTCCGCGAACACTATAGCTGGGACACGCATATCGGAACATATCTGAATGAAATGAAAAGTTTTGCCAATGTGGGAGGGGAAGCCATTTATAAAAAATCGGGCAGCAACCCCGTGGGCGACCGGCTGATCCGCCTTGATGCTTTTCTTATCACAGACATTGACAACACACTTCTCGGAGATGAGGCTGCCCTGAAACGGCTGATGCAGATTATCAGAGAGAATAAGGAACATATCGGGTTCGGGGTTGCCACGGGCAGAACTGTCGGCTCCACGATTCGGATATTTGAAAAATACGGCCTGATCGTGCCGGATGTCATTATCTCCTCTGTGGGGTCAGAGATGTATTACCGGTGGGAGTCGTTTCCGGACAAGGGCTGGCAGGCCCATATTTCCAAACGCTGGAACCGGGACAGGATTATGAATCTGCTGGATGAATTTGATTTTCTGGAATATCAGGAAGCGGAAACCCAGCGGCCCTGCAAAATCAGCTACTACATGGCCCCGGAAAAGGACCGCCTTCCCATGCTCTATGAAAAACTCATTGCAAACAAGTGTCACTGTACGATCATCTATTCGCACGACCAGTTTCTGGACATCCTGCCCTATCGGGCCTCCAAGGGCAAAGCCGTCCGGTATCTGAGCTATAAATGGGAGATTCCGGCAGAAAATATCATGGTCTGCGGCGATTCGGGAAATGACAAGGAAATGCTGAAGGGAAACACGATGGGCGTGGTCGTCGGCAACTATACACCGGAACTGGAAAAACTCAGAGGCCGGCGGAAGATCTATTTTTCATCTGAGAAGAACGCGGGCGGTATTATTGACGGCCTGGTGCATTACGGGCTGATCGATGCGTCCGCCGGACTCAGTAACTGA